One genomic window of Mercenaria mercenaria strain notata chromosome 2, MADL_Memer_1, whole genome shotgun sequence includes the following:
- the LOC123564008 gene encoding palmitoyltransferase ZDHHC4-like, which yields MEFLPLLITYCVLFIVGSLCLLYRDSALLCTGPIGALRQILTESVERIVPRSIQNVLLKLCTYLLYTRNCAFQLIFLVLCILAHVVWLVDMIPILYHHYPNHNHTLWPFVALFTNYFCWHKAWTGDPGEIKPNNSTEYVQIYEPDGILYEGNPVCSTCQLKKPVRSKHCGICNRCVHRFDHHCIWTNNCVGGLNHRYFILFMVTLLAMFLQGIYVGSGCVLQYAEDIKLFQASFVDDDGSVKPMTISVAFQHLFMALPRLVFLVIALVVLTVLVSIFLSHHLYLIFTNQTTNERYKLQELQKKQADRSAPSSSYTNRNSSNTERTNTKVIHSKYRPFSKGMVNNFLEVFLPYNFMRSRIKRQ from the exons ATGGAGTTTCTACCTCTGTTGATTACTTACTGTGTGCTGTTTATAGTTGGTTCTCTATGCTTGCTGTATAGGGATTCAGCTCTCTTGTGTACAGGACCTATTGGTGCTCTCAGACAGATTTTAACTGAG AGTGTAGAGAGAATTGTTCCCAGAAGTATCCAGAATGTTCTTCTCAAGCTGTGCACCTATCTGCTGTATACAAG gaaCTGTGCATTTCAACTGATCTTTCTGGTATTGTGTATACTAGCACATGTTGTATGGCTAGTGGACATGATACCAATCTTGTATCATCACTACCCAAATCACAACCATACACTGTGGCCTTTtgttgctttgtttacaaactaTTTTTGCTGGCATAAGGCTTGGACAG GTGATCCTGGGGAAATAAAACCTAATAACAGTACAGAATATGTGCAGATATATGAACCAGATGGTATTTTGTATGAAGGAAATCCAGTTTGTTCAACATGTCAGTTGAAGAAACCAGTTCGATCTAAACACTGTG GTATATGTAACAGATGTGTTCACCGCTTTGACCACCATTGTATCTGGACAAATAACTGTGTAGGGGGACTAAACCATCGTTACTTTATATTATTCATGGTCACATTACTTGCTATGTTCCTACAGGGTATATATGTAGGTAGTGGGTGTGTACTTCAGTATGCTGAGGATATAAAACTGTTCCAAGCTTCATTTGTAGACGACGATGGCAGTGTGAAACCTATGACGATATCTGTCGCATTTCAG catttatttaTGGCACTGCCTCGCCTGGTGTTCCTGGTAATTGCATTAGTTGTATTGACTGTATTAGTCAGTATATTCCTAAGTCATCATTTGTATCTTATCTTCACGAACCAGACGACAAATGAAAGGTATAAACTACAGGAGCTTCAGAAAAAACAGGCAGACAGGAGTGCACCTAGTAGTTCATATACCAACAGAAATAGTTCAAACACAGAAAGAACTAACACTAAAgttattcattcaaaatatagACCATTTTCCAAGGGGATGGTCAATAACTTTTTGGAAGTGTTTCTCCCATACAATTTCATGAGGTCAAGAATAAAACGTCAATAG
- the LOC128549389 gene encoding uncharacterized protein LOC128549389: MHWNAEALLNKKMDLKNILFDKDIQVYCILETHFSEDKSFKGGGYQCFHCDRLCRSKEGILTLVRNNIAATQITVHMDDTEYQVLRLKLKDVELNVVNLYSPNDKPLSTDTIPVQDSNFLVIGDFNSHSQSWGYDHIDRRGEEVESWQDDHNLLLINNPDDQDTFYSRRWHTTSTPDLGFCTEDIHKNIAREVGQQLGGSYHRPVYLTLQYRTIQEPSLTRWNYKKADWKRYRELTDETCRQIPTKGRDINKVTKDFNAALLQAAKNVFLEVPGEAANTFAENYEKVSNIIVNRGWQREVRREERERRSKKSKEEVMEASLTLNELLTALKKLKAKKSPGPDHITNEMLTHMGSFATKTLLDVFNLSWKEGKLPQVWMEAIMAPILKRGKDKKKVASYRMST; encoded by the exons atgcattggaatgcagaagCACTCCTCAATAAGAAAATGGACTTAAAGAACATCTTGTTTGATAAGGACATTCAGGTCTACTGCATCCTAGAGACTCATTTTAGCGAGGACAAATCCTTCAAGGGTGGAGGCTACCAGTGCTTCCATTGTGACAGGTTGTGTAGGAGCAAGGAAGGAATCCTAACACTGGTGAGAAACAACATAGCAGCAACGCAGATCACTGTGCACATGGATGACACCGAGTATCAGGTGTTACGCCTAAAACTTAAAGATGTGGAGTTAAATGTTGTCAACCTCTACTCCCCAAATGACAAACCTCTATCCACTGACACGATCCCAGTGCAGGACTCAAACTTCCTAGTCATTGGTGACTTCAACAGCCACTCACagagctggggatatgaccacatAGACAGGCGTGGAGAAGAGGTAGAGTCCTGGCAAGATGATCACAACTTGTTGCTGATCAACAACCCCGACGACCAGGACACTTTCTATTCCAGACGTTGGCACACCACTTCCACTCCTGATCTTGGTTTCTGCACTGAAGACATCCACAAGAATATTGCAAGAGAAGTAGGCCAGCAACTAGGCGGTAGCTATCACCGTCCTGTTTACCTCACCTTGCAATATAGGACCATACAGGAACCAAGCTTAACTCGTTGGAACTACAAAAAGGCTGATTGGAAAAGATACAGAGAGCTTACAGATGAAACCTGCAGACAGATTCCCACTAAAGGCAGAGACATCAACAAAGTCACAAAGGACTTCAATGCAGCCCTACTCCAGGCAGCCAAAAATGTATTCCTAGAGGTTCCAGGAGAG GCTGCAAATACGTTTGCTGAAAACTACGAGAAAGTAAGCAACATCATAGTCAACAGAGGATGGCAAAGAGAAGTTAGAAGGGAGGAAAGAGAGAGAAGATCCAAAAAGTCCAAGGAAGAAGTGATGGAAGCAAGCCTCACACTAAATGAGCTACTTACAGCACTGAAGAAGCTCAAGGCCAAGAAATCACCAGGACCAGACCACATCACCAATGAGATGCTGACCCATATGGGAAGTTTTGCTACGAAAACCCTTCTAGATGTCTTCAACCTGAGCTGGAAGGAGGGAAAACTTCCACAGGTCTGGATGGAGGCGATCATGGCACCTATCCTAAAACGTGGAAAGGACAAGAAGAAAGTAGCCAGCTATcgaatgtcaacataa